A section of the Kribbella sp. HUAS MG21 genome encodes:
- a CDS encoding cysteine dioxygenase family protein: MTAQPIDVPNVPARQASRLVELNNCLSLDDLPGRDLTPDELSELAASIAAQPHLWEDKVAYSDEERVFASLHRDANVDVWLICWTPVNDTGWHDHDVSSGAVAVARGKLVEHNLAVGTAAIETEVEAGDVYGFGPDHIHRLTGLDKGSVTVHAYSPPLWRMGQYSVKDGVLRRVSVSYADELRPLD; this comes from the coding sequence GTGACTGCCCAGCCCATCGACGTACCGAACGTCCCAGCGCGCCAGGCCAGCCGGCTCGTGGAGCTCAACAACTGTCTGTCGCTGGACGACCTCCCGGGCCGTGACCTGACGCCGGACGAGCTGTCCGAGCTCGCCGCGTCGATCGCCGCGCAGCCGCACCTGTGGGAGGACAAGGTCGCGTACAGCGACGAGGAGCGGGTCTTCGCCTCGCTGCACCGGGACGCGAACGTCGACGTCTGGCTGATCTGCTGGACGCCGGTCAACGACACCGGCTGGCACGACCACGACGTCTCCTCCGGCGCGGTGGCCGTTGCCCGCGGCAAGCTCGTCGAGCACAACCTCGCCGTCGGCACCGCCGCGATCGAGACCGAGGTCGAGGCCGGCGACGTGTACGGGTTCGGCCCCGACCACATCCACCGCCTGACCGGCCTCGACAAGGGCAGCGTCACCGTGCACGCCTACAGCCCGCCGCTGTGGCGGATGGGCCAGTACTCGGTCAAGGACGGCGTACTCCGCCGGGTCTCCGTCTCGTACGCCGACGAGCTCCGCCCCCTCGACTGA
- a CDS encoding amidohydrolase family protein yields the protein MIDVHQHLWPEVFVERLRARREPPYLDGWTLHTATEAPYDVDPAAHEIGKRVALEQDAGTTLAAVSLSSPLGVEELGDAELLAAWHDGAAEFPAPFRAWASVDLLEPDVAGLEALLHKGFLGLQLPAHVLGTPSAWEAQGELLRTAERLGKPILVHPGTASSSDGPGWWAPVVDYAAQLQAAWWAWHAFGGRRTYPELRLCFVAAAGLAPVHHERLTARGGRLGTIDPKLYVDTSSYGPQGIDAVARVLGIDQVVHGTDRPYADTTDLRQGDAATAVIRHDNPYRLLFGAGSSTPKREVQ from the coding sequence ATGATCGACGTTCACCAGCACCTCTGGCCGGAGGTGTTCGTGGAGCGGCTGCGGGCGCGCCGCGAGCCGCCGTACCTGGACGGCTGGACGTTGCACACCGCGACCGAGGCGCCGTACGACGTGGATCCGGCGGCGCACGAGATCGGCAAGCGCGTCGCGCTCGAGCAGGACGCCGGCACGACGCTCGCCGCGGTGTCGCTGTCGAGCCCGCTCGGTGTCGAAGAACTCGGGGACGCGGAGCTGCTCGCTGCCTGGCACGACGGAGCGGCCGAGTTCCCGGCGCCGTTCCGCGCGTGGGCGTCCGTCGATCTGCTCGAGCCTGACGTCGCCGGCCTGGAAGCCCTGCTGCACAAGGGATTCCTGGGCTTGCAGCTACCTGCGCACGTGCTCGGCACGCCGTCCGCATGGGAGGCGCAGGGCGAGCTGCTGCGCACCGCCGAGCGACTCGGGAAGCCGATCCTCGTGCACCCCGGTACGGCGTCCTCGTCCGACGGGCCCGGCTGGTGGGCGCCGGTCGTGGACTACGCCGCGCAGCTGCAGGCCGCGTGGTGGGCGTGGCACGCGTTCGGCGGCCGCCGGACCTACCCGGAGCTGCGGTTGTGCTTCGTCGCCGCGGCCGGGCTCGCGCCGGTGCACCACGAGCGGCTGACCGCGCGCGGCGGCCGCCTCGGCACCATCGATCCGAAGCTGTACGTCGACACCTCGAGCTACGGCCCGCAGGGGATCGACGCGGTCGCGCGGGTCCTCGGCATCGACCAGGTCGTGCACGGCACCGACCGGCCGTACGCGGACACCACCGACCTCCGCCAGGGCGACGCCGCGACCGCGGTGATCCGCCACGACAATCCGTACCGGCTGCTGTTCGGCGCCGGTTCCTCGACTCCTAAGAGGGAAGTGCAGTGA
- a CDS encoding YciI family protein, which produces MQYLVSVIDDKDNPGSTDRRPAISAFNERLIADGYWVFAGGLADAGAATVVDNRGNQPVFSDGPFVESKEYLAGVWVWEAPDLDVALKLATEASKACDRKIEVRPFL; this is translated from the coding sequence ATGCAGTACTTGGTTTCCGTGATCGACGACAAGGACAACCCCGGCAGCACGGACCGGCGACCGGCCATCAGCGCCTTCAACGAACGACTGATCGCCGACGGCTACTGGGTCTTCGCGGGCGGACTCGCAGACGCTGGCGCAGCCACGGTCGTCGACAACCGAGGCAACCAACCGGTGTTCAGCGACGGCCCGTTCGTGGAGTCGAAGGAGTACCTCGCCGGCGTCTGGGTCTGGGAAGCACCCGACCTCGACGTGGCCCTCAAACTCGCCACCGAGGCATCGAAAGCCTGCGATCGAAAGATCGAGGTACGCCCGTTCCTCTAA
- a CDS encoding M36 family metallopeptidase produces MTAGGAAGAAQNSGAEGKKPAPAEHTEHASGKERMGNYDARTPNARTTYARSAKVSGKETAAAKKFRDSLGTQGVVEVDPNTGTPAQVTKLNGFLTGRSAKKASEVALGYVKAHPEIFKLSDADLGTLKLRKDYVDDLGTHHLFWTQVVDGVEVFSNGLKANVTKNGQLISVMGSPVAGLTAAAQNRSAAAAPKVTAAGARSAAIKDVGGTAKSASATTSGVSTKWGNGDTAKQVWFHTADGLRKGWLTYTNSGGTKIYSHVVDAQTGATLYRRDLVSEGNGDALVQDNYPGAAKGGTQRVENLIYNKWLPKNAKTLLDGTSVAAWADVNDDNQPNAGETVKVPGTKTGAEYKLVSFPNASSFCSASYICTWDPAKPDSWKANLNQDVTNAFYLASNFHDWLAKPPISFTPAAGSFDTAGGDPVLLNALDGAATGAGGGPDANHVNNANMATPPDGTPPTMQMYLFHAPGATDEQDGYVPSSSGNDASILYHEYGHGLSNRLVVDATGNSTLNSIQAGAMGEAWSDFYAMDYLVAHGLEKDTVAPGEVQEGKYVSHGELFRTQAIDCRVKAKAPTCVAADGSQGGYTYGDFPTIGGAPQVHASGELWAQTLWDLRERFGRGYALSIITRAMELAPADPTMLDMRNAIVQADLVASGGKNADVIWTVFANRGMGWYAGVVDGGDAFPAEDFHKPPTGATTTLSGSVKDKDTGAPVAGALVYIGGHSSGYAGDYAATTDAAGNYSITGVAPGTYPKVVVSAPGYELIVQSVKVTPGAAANFGPRRNWAAASGGGTVTGFNGPDFSAYNCGPGGAIDNVQGTGWGSTTGDDNGTPTNQMIAKHVDIKLPEKINVSSFNVDPSNTCGDPGSSSTGKYRIETSADGTTWATAQEGEFTAANRGKYNLLTPSGNATGVQYVRFWMLSPQVPDFATNCPDGAYGGCQFTDMTELQVFGTK; encoded by the coding sequence ATGACGGCCGGTGGCGCGGCCGGCGCCGCGCAGAATTCCGGTGCCGAAGGCAAGAAGCCGGCGCCGGCCGAACACACCGAGCACGCGTCGGGCAAGGAGCGGATGGGCAACTACGACGCCCGGACGCCGAACGCCCGGACCACCTATGCCCGTTCCGCGAAGGTCTCCGGCAAGGAGACCGCGGCGGCGAAGAAGTTCCGCGACTCGCTCGGCACCCAGGGTGTCGTCGAGGTCGACCCGAACACCGGCACCCCCGCCCAGGTCACCAAGCTGAACGGCTTCCTGACAGGCCGGAGCGCCAAGAAGGCCTCCGAGGTCGCGCTCGGCTACGTCAAGGCGCACCCGGAGATCTTCAAGCTCTCCGACGCCGACCTCGGCACGCTGAAACTGCGCAAGGACTACGTCGACGACCTCGGCACCCACCACCTCTTCTGGACGCAGGTCGTCGACGGCGTCGAGGTGTTCAGCAACGGCCTGAAGGCCAACGTCACCAAGAACGGCCAGCTGATCTCCGTGATGGGCTCGCCGGTCGCCGGCCTGACCGCCGCGGCGCAGAACCGGTCCGCCGCTGCCGCCCCGAAGGTCACCGCCGCGGGCGCCCGCAGCGCCGCGATCAAGGACGTCGGCGGTACGGCGAAGTCCGCGAGCGCCACCACCTCCGGTGTGAGCACCAAGTGGGGCAACGGCGACACCGCCAAGCAGGTGTGGTTCCACACTGCCGACGGCCTCCGCAAGGGCTGGCTGACCTACACCAACTCCGGCGGCACCAAGATCTACAGCCACGTCGTCGACGCGCAGACCGGCGCCACGCTGTACCGCCGGGACCTCGTCAGCGAGGGCAACGGCGACGCGCTGGTCCAGGACAATTACCCGGGTGCTGCCAAGGGCGGCACGCAGCGGGTCGAGAACCTGATCTACAACAAGTGGCTGCCCAAGAACGCCAAGACCCTCCTCGACGGTACGTCGGTCGCGGCCTGGGCGGACGTCAACGACGACAACCAGCCGAACGCCGGCGAGACCGTGAAGGTGCCCGGCACCAAGACCGGCGCCGAGTACAAGCTGGTGTCGTTCCCGAACGCCTCGTCGTTCTGCTCGGCGTCGTACATCTGCACCTGGGACCCGGCGAAGCCGGACTCCTGGAAGGCGAACCTGAACCAGGACGTCACCAACGCGTTCTACCTGGCGAGCAACTTCCACGACTGGCTGGCGAAGCCGCCGATCAGCTTCACCCCGGCCGCGGGTTCGTTCGACACCGCGGGCGGCGACCCGGTGCTGCTGAACGCCCTGGACGGGGCGGCGACCGGCGCCGGCGGTGGCCCGGACGCCAACCACGTGAACAACGCGAACATGGCGACCCCGCCGGACGGCACCCCGCCGACCATGCAGATGTACCTGTTCCACGCGCCCGGCGCGACCGACGAGCAGGACGGCTACGTGCCGAGCAGCTCGGGCAACGACGCCAGCATCCTGTACCACGAGTACGGCCACGGCCTGTCCAACCGCCTGGTCGTGGACGCCACCGGCAACTCGACGCTGAACAGCATCCAGGCCGGCGCGATGGGCGAGGCGTGGAGCGACTTCTACGCGATGGACTACCTGGTCGCGCACGGTCTGGAAAAGGACACCGTGGCGCCGGGCGAGGTCCAGGAGGGCAAGTACGTCAGCCACGGCGAGCTGTTCCGGACCCAGGCCATCGACTGCCGGGTGAAGGCCAAGGCGCCGACCTGCGTCGCGGCCGACGGTTCGCAGGGTGGCTACACGTACGGCGACTTCCCGACCATCGGCGGCGCTCCGCAGGTGCACGCCTCCGGTGAGCTCTGGGCGCAGACCCTGTGGGACCTGCGCGAGCGCTTCGGGCGCGGCTACGCGCTGAGCATCATCACCCGCGCGATGGAGCTGGCGCCGGCCGACCCGACGATGCTCGACATGCGCAACGCGATCGTCCAGGCCGACCTGGTCGCCAGCGGCGGCAAGAACGCCGACGTCATCTGGACCGTGTTCGCCAACCGCGGCATGGGCTGGTACGCCGGTGTCGTGGACGGCGGCGACGCCTTCCCGGCGGAGGACTTCCACAAGCCGCCGACAGGTGCGACCACCACGCTCAGCGGCTCGGTGAAGGACAAGGACACCGGCGCCCCGGTGGCCGGCGCGCTGGTCTACATCGGCGGCCACTCCTCCGGTTACGCCGGTGACTACGCCGCCACGACGGACGCGGCCGGCAACTACAGCATCACCGGCGTTGCCCCCGGCACCTACCCGAAGGTCGTCGTGTCCGCGCCGGGCTACGAGCTGATCGTCCAGTCGGTGAAGGTCACCCCGGGTGCGGCGGCGAACTTCGGGCCGCGACGCAACTGGGCGGCCGCGTCCGGCGGCGGCACCGTGACCGGCTTCAACGGTCCGGACTTCAGCGCCTACAACTGCGGCCCGGGCGGCGCGATCGACAACGTCCAGGGCACCGGCTGGGGCAGCACCACCGGCGACGACAACGGCACGCCGACCAACCAGATGATCGCCAAGCACGTCGACATCAAGCTGCCGGAGAAGATCAACGTCAGCAGCTTCAACGTCGACCCGTCGAACACCTGCGGCGACCCGGGCAGCTCCTCGACCGGCAAGTACCGGATCGAGACCTCGGCCGACGGCACCACCTGGGCGACCGCGCAGGAGGGCGAGTTCACCGCCGCCAACCGGGGCAAGTACAACCTGCTCACCCCGAGCGGCAACGCGACCGGCGTCCAGTACGTCCGGTTCTGGATGCTCAGCCCGCAGGTCCCGGACTTCGCCACGAACTGCCCCGACGGCGCGTACGGCGGCTGCCAGTTCACCGACATGACCGAACTCCAGGTCTTCGGCACGAAGTAA
- a CDS encoding LacI family DNA-binding transcriptional regulator gives MSGTGRRPTLKDIAAETGLSMAAVSYALRGLHGTPETRQRVQDAADRLGYQADPVARALASGRSGSIGVLCASLEDLWQQRLAAALGRELLAPDRNAWIIDSAGDADRQLELAQHLVDHRADAIVVIPINPAAKAWADIARQAPVIAIGDALPAARAKSEVILDNESGVSTALRRLADAGHRDIAVLSPTRRFEVERPAEEIAQRVAADLGLTVRLRQCPHDLAGATDVARELLTGTPRPTGILALADSMAFGVYAASRELGLRIPDDLSLLGYDDQPMSQLLTPPLSTFHWPLDDLVSHVVSRVTSAVDTNRRVRRTTLTPTLIDRDSVAAPPN, from the coding sequence ATGTCCGGAACCGGCCGGAGGCCAACCCTCAAGGACATCGCCGCCGAGACCGGGCTCTCGATGGCCGCCGTGTCGTACGCGCTGCGCGGTCTGCACGGCACACCCGAGACCCGGCAACGGGTGCAGGACGCGGCCGACCGCCTCGGCTACCAGGCCGACCCGGTCGCCCGCGCGCTCGCCTCCGGGCGCAGCGGCTCGATCGGCGTCCTGTGCGCGTCGCTCGAGGACCTCTGGCAGCAGCGGCTCGCCGCCGCGCTCGGCCGCGAGCTCCTCGCCCCGGACCGGAACGCCTGGATCATCGACTCCGCCGGCGACGCCGACCGGCAGCTCGAGCTCGCCCAGCACCTGGTCGACCACCGCGCCGACGCGATCGTGGTGATCCCGATCAACCCGGCGGCGAAGGCCTGGGCGGACATCGCCCGGCAGGCGCCGGTGATCGCGATCGGCGACGCGCTGCCGGCGGCGAGGGCGAAGTCCGAGGTGATCCTCGACAACGAGTCCGGCGTGAGTACGGCGCTGCGCCGGCTCGCGGACGCCGGGCACCGCGACATCGCCGTACTGAGCCCGACGCGCCGCTTCGAGGTGGAGCGCCCCGCCGAGGAGATCGCCCAGCGAGTAGCGGCCGACCTCGGGCTGACCGTCCGCCTCCGGCAGTGCCCGCACGACCTGGCCGGCGCGACCGACGTCGCCCGCGAGCTGCTCACCGGCACCCCGCGGCCGACCGGCATCCTCGCGCTCGCCGACTCGATGGCCTTCGGCGTCTACGCCGCGAGCCGCGAGCTCGGGCTGCGGATCCCGGACGACCTGTCCCTGCTCGGGTACGACGACCAGCCGATGTCCCAGCTGCTCACGCCGCCGCTGTCGACGTTCCACTGGCCGCTCGACGACCTGGTCAGCCACGTCGTCTCGCGCGTCACGTCGGCGGTCGACACCAACCGCCGCGTCCGCCGGACCACACTCACCCCAACACTGATCGACCGCGACTCGGTGGCCGCCCCACCCAACTGA
- a CDS encoding sugar ABC transporter substrate-binding protein has translation MDHPLLSRRRFLQATGGTAVAAALAGCGGGGSGGGGASSKELSFVYMGTAEQQATWNKLFAKFTESHPEIKLKAEGIPLSNWGDFFNKLSTRIAGGQVPDVIQIATEGQRLFASKGLLEPLDSYIKKDQATIDEYYADMDPNLIEWDKKYASTDGKTYYLPGEFNTMCMWYSKDLFARAGVPEPTAKWTWDDFRHACEQIKAKTGAFGYAADSAYFAAIMPWLLTNGTSSFTEDWSKPTYDDPRVVEAAEFNRKLVADKLSPPPGGTFDAFTAAAQGKLAMFGGGRWPIISIRNLKATQKMGIVPWPTKVEQGSPVGWNGYPILKASKKKDDAWTFIKFLISKEGSSTFAQLGGTIVPARKSIANSESFLADAPKGTEYLYQALSYATPIPSPDKGAAIQKAIEDGWKQVLTGNAAPGDALGKAQTTLEGLV, from the coding sequence ATGGATCACCCCTTGCTGAGTCGGAGACGTTTTCTTCAGGCCACCGGCGGTACGGCGGTTGCCGCCGCGCTGGCCGGTTGCGGTGGGGGTGGCAGCGGTGGCGGCGGGGCGTCCTCGAAGGAGTTGTCGTTCGTCTACATGGGGACCGCCGAGCAGCAGGCGACCTGGAACAAGCTGTTCGCGAAGTTCACCGAGTCGCACCCGGAGATCAAGCTCAAGGCCGAGGGCATCCCGCTGTCGAACTGGGGCGACTTCTTCAACAAGCTGTCCACCCGGATCGCCGGCGGTCAGGTGCCGGACGTCATCCAGATCGCCACCGAGGGCCAGCGGCTGTTCGCCTCCAAGGGCCTGCTCGAGCCGCTCGACTCCTACATCAAGAAGGACCAGGCGACGATCGACGAGTACTACGCCGACATGGACCCGAACCTGATCGAGTGGGACAAGAAGTACGCCTCCACCGACGGCAAGACGTACTACCTGCCGGGCGAGTTCAACACGATGTGCATGTGGTACTCGAAGGACCTGTTCGCGAGGGCCGGCGTACCGGAACCGACCGCGAAGTGGACCTGGGACGACTTCCGGCACGCGTGCGAGCAGATCAAGGCCAAGACCGGGGCCTTCGGCTACGCCGCCGACTCGGCGTACTTCGCCGCGATCATGCCGTGGCTGCTCACCAACGGGACCAGCAGTTTCACCGAGGACTGGTCGAAGCCGACGTACGACGATCCGCGCGTGGTCGAGGCGGCCGAGTTCAACCGGAAGCTCGTCGCGGACAAGCTGTCGCCGCCGCCGGGCGGGACGTTCGACGCGTTCACCGCGGCCGCGCAGGGCAAGCTGGCGATGTTCGGCGGCGGGCGCTGGCCGATCATCAGCATCCGGAACCTGAAGGCCACGCAGAAGATGGGCATCGTGCCGTGGCCGACGAAGGTCGAGCAGGGCTCGCCGGTCGGCTGGAACGGGTACCCGATCCTGAAGGCGTCGAAGAAGAAGGACGACGCCTGGACCTTCATCAAGTTCCTGATCTCGAAGGAGGGCTCGTCGACGTTCGCGCAGCTCGGCGGCACCATCGTCCCGGCGCGCAAGTCGATCGCGAACAGCGAGTCCTTCCTCGCCGACGCACCGAAGGGCACGGAGTACCTGTACCAGGCGCTCAGCTACGCGACGCCGATCCCGTCGCCGGACAAGGGCGCGGCGATCCAGAAGGCGATCGAGGACGGCTGGAAGCAGGTCCTGACCGGCAACGCGGCGCCGGGTGACGCGCTCGGCAAGGCCCAGACCACGCTGGAGGGATTGGTCTGA
- a CDS encoding PhzF family phenazine biosynthesis protein, with the protein MRIRVVDAFAERAFAGNPAGVCVLAAGDWPDEGWMQAVAAEMKHAETAFVRPSAGTEAEWDLRWFTPTKEVVLCGHATLATAHVLAADGKVSGKTSFATLSGVLVADVADDGITLDFPVNRPIEVPVPDGLAAALHVEPLEVHVTGELRDLLVVVPDEATVRAVTPEYDGIAAITDREQLRGVIVTAPGTEYDFVSRFFAPGSGIPEDPVTGSAHTSLAPYWAERLGRDALAGYQASARGGVVQVVPAGDRVYLKGRAITVLDGELLV; encoded by the coding sequence ATGAGGATTCGGGTGGTCGACGCGTTTGCGGAGCGGGCGTTTGCGGGCAATCCGGCGGGAGTATGCGTGCTCGCGGCGGGGGACTGGCCGGACGAGGGCTGGATGCAGGCTGTCGCCGCGGAAATGAAGCACGCGGAGACCGCTTTCGTGCGGCCCTCGGCCGGGACCGAGGCGGAGTGGGACCTGCGGTGGTTCACGCCGACGAAGGAAGTAGTGCTGTGCGGCCACGCGACGCTGGCGACGGCGCATGTGCTCGCGGCCGACGGGAAGGTGTCCGGCAAGACCTCGTTCGCGACGCTCAGCGGCGTCCTCGTCGCGGACGTGGCCGATGACGGGATCACGCTGGACTTCCCGGTGAACCGCCCGATCGAGGTACCGGTCCCGGACGGGCTGGCCGCGGCGTTGCACGTCGAGCCGCTAGAGGTCCACGTCACGGGCGAGCTGCGCGACCTGCTGGTCGTCGTACCCGACGAGGCGACCGTCCGTGCGGTGACGCCGGAGTACGACGGGATCGCGGCGATCACCGACCGGGAGCAGTTGCGCGGCGTGATCGTGACCGCTCCGGGAACGGAGTACGACTTCGTCTCGCGGTTCTTCGCGCCCGGCAGCGGGATCCCGGAGGACCCGGTGACCGGGAGCGCCCACACCAGCCTGGCGCCGTACTGGGCCGAACGCCTCGGGCGCGACGCCCTGGCCGGCTACCAGGCGTCCGCCCGAGGCGGGGTCGTGCAGGTCGTCCCGGCCGGCGACCGCGTCTACCTCAAGGGCCGCGCGATCACCGTCCTGGACGGTGAGCTACTCGTCTAG
- a CDS encoding potassium-transporting ATPase subunit F — MSPENIAGLVVAGALVLYLIAALVFPERF, encoded by the coding sequence ATGAGTCCCGAGAACATCGCCGGCCTGGTCGTGGCCGGCGCGCTGGTCCTCTATCTGATCGCCGCCCTGGTCTTTCCCGAGAGGTTCTGA
- the kdpA gene encoding potassium-transporting ATPase subunit KdpA, with protein sequence MSDTAAGLLQVGLLLACLAVVHRPLGGYMARVYTSDKDLAFERATYRLFGVDAKADQTWAVYARSVIAFSVVGLVLLYVLQRVQHWLPLSLGLPNVGSGLAFNTAASFVSNTNWQNYVPEATLGHLVQFAGLAVQNFLSAAVGMAVAVAVIRGFARSTTDRIGNFWVDLTRTTLRILLPIAVVGTLVLVALGVVQNFSGGHEVTSVVGQTQTVPGGPVASQEVIKELGTNGGGFYNANSAHPFENPNPLSNLFEIFLLLVIPVCITRTFGLMVNDKRQGYAILGVMGTLWAAFTFAATFFENQGAGTATQAAGAAMEGKETRFGEWASALFATSTTGTSTGAVNSMHDSYTALGGGTALFHMMLGEVSPGGVGTGLYGMLILAILTVFVAGLMVGRTPEYLKKKITAREMKLVSLYILTTPTVVLVGASIAMGLAVARASILNTDSPHGFSEVLYAFTSAGNNNGSAFAGLSGNIPFYNVALGLAMLLGRFVPIVFALALAGSLAKQQPVPVTQGTLPTHKALFVTMLVGVVVIVTGLTYFPALTLGPLAEGL encoded by the coding sequence ATGTCCGACACCGCTGCCGGCCTGTTACAGGTCGGCCTTCTGCTCGCCTGCCTCGCGGTCGTCCACCGGCCGCTCGGCGGGTACATGGCCAGGGTCTACACGTCGGACAAGGACCTGGCGTTCGAGCGTGCGACGTACCGGCTGTTCGGCGTCGACGCGAAGGCGGACCAGACCTGGGCGGTCTACGCCCGCTCCGTGATCGCCTTCTCCGTGGTCGGCCTGGTGCTGCTGTACGTGCTCCAGCGGGTGCAGCACTGGCTGCCGCTGTCGCTCGGCCTCCCGAACGTGGGGTCCGGCCTGGCGTTCAACACCGCGGCTTCGTTCGTGTCCAACACCAACTGGCAGAACTACGTGCCCGAGGCGACCCTCGGCCACCTGGTCCAGTTCGCCGGGCTGGCGGTGCAGAACTTCCTGTCCGCCGCCGTCGGCATGGCCGTGGCGGTCGCGGTGATCCGCGGCTTCGCACGGTCGACGACGGACCGGATCGGCAACTTCTGGGTCGACCTGACCCGGACCACACTCCGGATCCTGCTCCCGATCGCGGTCGTCGGCACGCTCGTGCTGGTCGCGCTGGGCGTCGTACAGAACTTCTCCGGCGGGCACGAGGTCACCTCGGTGGTCGGCCAGACCCAGACCGTCCCGGGCGGCCCGGTCGCCAGCCAGGAGGTCATCAAGGAGCTCGGCACGAACGGCGGCGGCTTCTACAACGCAAACTCGGCGCACCCGTTCGAGAACCCGAACCCGCTGTCCAACCTGTTCGAGATCTTCCTGCTGCTGGTGATCCCGGTCTGCATCACCCGCACCTTCGGCCTGATGGTGAACGACAAGCGCCAGGGCTACGCGATCCTCGGCGTGATGGGCACGCTGTGGGCCGCCTTCACCTTCGCCGCCACGTTTTTCGAGAACCAGGGCGCGGGGACGGCGACCCAGGCCGCCGGCGCCGCGATGGAAGGCAAGGAGACCCGCTTCGGCGAATGGGCCTCGGCGCTGTTCGCGACGTCCACGACGGGTACGTCGACCGGCGCCGTGAACTCGATGCACGACTCGTACACGGCCCTCGGCGGCGGAACGGCGTTGTTCCACATGATGCTCGGCGAGGTGTCACCCGGCGGGGTCGGCACCGGTCTGTACGGGATGCTGATCCTCGCGATCCTCACCGTGTTCGTCGCGGGCCTGATGGTCGGGCGGACTCCGGAGTACCTGAAGAAGAAGATCACCGCGCGCGAGATGAAGCTGGTCTCGCTGTACATCCTGACCACGCCGACGGTCGTGCTCGTGGGCGCCTCGATCGCGATGGGACTGGCGGTGGCGCGGGCCTCGATCCTGAACACCGACAGCCCGCACGGGTTCTCCGAGGTGCTGTACGCGTTCACCTCGGCCGGCAACAACAACGGCAGCGCGTTCGCCGGGTTGAGCGGGAACATCCCCTTCTACAACGTCGCCCTCGGCCTGGCGATGCTGCTCGGCCGGTTCGTACCGATCGTGTTCGCGCTGGCGCTCGCCGGCTCGCTCGCCAAGCAGCAACCGGTGCCCGTCACCCAGGGCACGCTGCCCACCCACAAGGCCCTGTTCGTGACGATGCTCGTCGGCGTCGTCGTGATCGTCACCGGCCTGACCTACTTCCCCGCCCTGACTCTCGGACCCCTCGCGGAGGGACTGTGA